A genomic stretch from Falco naumanni isolate bFalNau1 chromosome 4, bFalNau1.pat, whole genome shotgun sequence includes:
- the NR1D2 gene encoding nuclear receptor subfamily 1 group D member 2 isoform X1, with protein sequence MAGSGVLGHGVAHMAAVHVCLLCHYVLPFFLALGGVIAYISSSSSASSPASCHSESSDSGFQSSSSPVPSSPNSSSSESGCNGRSSEGSDGAPKSDRLEETIKTNQSSVAGLTKGHNGVTKFNGMVLLCKVCGDVASGFHYGVHACEGCKGFFRRSIQQNIQYKKCLKNNNCSIMRMNRNRCQQCRFKKCLSVGMSRDAVRFGRIPKREKQRMLIEMQSAMKTMMNSQFSGHLPNEALTELQDQAPQEDLSSKPKQERETIKSPSPPPGTDMAKEEVIGMVTRAHKDTFMYNQEQSQNPAEMMQSQTGERVSKNTEQYVLSSEHCVGGLGGPQYPESEQHLAGGQYKGRSAVHYPSGHTMCFTNGHCMNFTSGYTQQLCDRIPEDGFSPNKNATYSCSTGGRMHLVCPMSKTPHVDPNKSGHEVWEEFSLSFTPAVKEVVEFAKRIPGFRDLSQHDQVNLLKAGTFEVLMVRFASLFDAKERTVTFLSGKKYSVDDLHSMGAGDLLNSMFEFSEKLNALQLSDEEMSLFTAVVLVSADRSGIENVNSVEALQETLIRALRTLIMKNHPNEASIFTKLLLKLPDLRSLNNMHSEELLAFKVHP encoded by the exons ATGGCTGGGTCTGGTGTGCTGGGTCATGGCGTGGCTCACATGGCAGCGGTGCATGTCTGCTTGTTATGTCACTAcgtgctgcctttttttcttgccttagGGGGTGTGATAGCTTACATCAGCTCTTCAAGCTCGGCATCTAGCCCAGCCTCATGTCACAGCGAGAGCTCAGACAGCGGTTTCCAGTCATCCTCTTCTCCTGTACCATCTTCTCCAAACAGCTCCTCTTCAGAGAGTGGCTGCAACGGCCGGAGCAGCGAGGGCTCTGATGGGGCACCGAAGAGTGATCGGCTGGAGGAGACTATTAAAACAAACCAGTCGAGTGTTGCTGGTTTGACAAAAGGCCATAATGGAGTCACAA AATTTAATGGCATGGTTCTTCTTTGTAAAGTCTGTGGAGATGTCGCTTCAGGATTTCATTATGGTGTTCATGCCTGTGAAGGCTGCAAG GGTTTTTTCAGAAGGAGCATTCAGCAAAACATCCAGTATAAGAAGTGCTTGAAGAATAACAACTGCTCTATAATGAGAATGAATAGGAACAGATGCCAGCAGTGTCGTTTCAAAAAATGCCTGTCAGTTGGGATGTCAAGAGATG CTGTTCGATTTGGTCGCATTCCCAAAcgtgaaaaacagaggatgctGATTGAAATGCAGAGTGCCATGAAAACTATGATGAACAGTCAGTTCAGCGGTCACTTACCCAATGAAGCATTAACAGAACTTCAAGATCAAGCACCTCAAGAAGACCTTTCCTCCAAGCCCAAACAAGAGCGGGAGACCATCAAAagcccttctccccctcctgGCACTGACATGGCTAAGGAAGAAGTGATTGGTATGGTCACTAGGGCCCACAAAGACACTTTCATGTACAACCAAGAACAGTCCCAAAACCCAGCAGAGATGATGCAGTCCCAGACTGGGGAGAGAGTGTCAAAGAACACTGAGCAGTACGTCTTGAGCAGCGAGCACTGTGTTGGTGGGCTCGGTGGTCCTCAGTACCCTGAAAGTGAGCAGCACCTTGCTGGTGGACAGTACAAAGGGAGAAGCGCAGTGCATTATCCAAGTGGGCACACCATGTGTTTTACAAACGGCCACTGTATGAACTTCACGAGTGGTTATACTCAGCAGCTGTGTGATAGGATCCCAGAAGACGGCTTTTCTCCAAACAAGAATGCCACTTATTCTTGCAGCACTGGAGGAAGAATGCATCTG GTCTGCCCAATGAGTAAGACTCCCCATGTGGACCCAAACAAGTCTGGCCATGAAGTCTGGGAAGAGTTTTCCCTGAGTTTTACCCCTGCGGTGAAGGAAGTGGTGGAGTTTGCCAAGCGCATCCCAGGTTTCCGAGATCTCTCCCAACATGACCAGGTTAATCTTCTGAAGGCTGGGACCTTTGAG GTTTTAATGGTACGGTTTGCATCTTTGTTTGATGCAAAGGAACGTACCGTCACCTTCCTGAGTGGAAAGAAGTACAGTGTGGACGACTTGCATTCAATGGGAGCTGGTGATCTGCTCAACTCAATGTTTGAATTTAGTGAGAAACTAAATGCCCTGCAACTTAGTGATGAGGAAATGAGTTTGTTTACAGCGGTTGTCCTGGTATCTGCCG ATCGCTCCGGAATAGAAAATGTCAATTCTGTGGAGGCACTTCAGGAAACACTAATCCGTGCATTAAGGACCTTAATCATGAAAAATCACCCAAATGAAGCCTCTATTTTCACAaaacttcttttgaaattaCCTGACTTGCGTTCCTTAAACAACATGCACTCTGAAGAACTCTTGGCCTTTAAAGTTCACCCATAG
- the NR1D2 gene encoding nuclear receptor subfamily 1 group D member 2 isoform X2 — protein MEVCAGGVIAYISSSSSASSPASCHSESSDSGFQSSSSPVPSSPNSSSSESGCNGRSSEGSDGAPKSDRLEETIKTNQSSVAGLTKGHNGVTKFNGMVLLCKVCGDVASGFHYGVHACEGCKGFFRRSIQQNIQYKKCLKNNNCSIMRMNRNRCQQCRFKKCLSVGMSRDAVRFGRIPKREKQRMLIEMQSAMKTMMNSQFSGHLPNEALTELQDQAPQEDLSSKPKQERETIKSPSPPPGTDMAKEEVIGMVTRAHKDTFMYNQEQSQNPAEMMQSQTGERVSKNTEQYVLSSEHCVGGLGGPQYPESEQHLAGGQYKGRSAVHYPSGHTMCFTNGHCMNFTSGYTQQLCDRIPEDGFSPNKNATYSCSTGGRMHLVCPMSKTPHVDPNKSGHEVWEEFSLSFTPAVKEVVEFAKRIPGFRDLSQHDQVNLLKAGTFEVLMVRFASLFDAKERTVTFLSGKKYSVDDLHSMGAGDLLNSMFEFSEKLNALQLSDEEMSLFTAVVLVSADRSGIENVNSVEALQETLIRALRTLIMKNHPNEASIFTKLLLKLPDLRSLNNMHSEELLAFKVHP, from the exons ATGGAAGTCTGCGCGG GGGGTGTGATAGCTTACATCAGCTCTTCAAGCTCGGCATCTAGCCCAGCCTCATGTCACAGCGAGAGCTCAGACAGCGGTTTCCAGTCATCCTCTTCTCCTGTACCATCTTCTCCAAACAGCTCCTCTTCAGAGAGTGGCTGCAACGGCCGGAGCAGCGAGGGCTCTGATGGGGCACCGAAGAGTGATCGGCTGGAGGAGACTATTAAAACAAACCAGTCGAGTGTTGCTGGTTTGACAAAAGGCCATAATGGAGTCACAA AATTTAATGGCATGGTTCTTCTTTGTAAAGTCTGTGGAGATGTCGCTTCAGGATTTCATTATGGTGTTCATGCCTGTGAAGGCTGCAAG GGTTTTTTCAGAAGGAGCATTCAGCAAAACATCCAGTATAAGAAGTGCTTGAAGAATAACAACTGCTCTATAATGAGAATGAATAGGAACAGATGCCAGCAGTGTCGTTTCAAAAAATGCCTGTCAGTTGGGATGTCAAGAGATG CTGTTCGATTTGGTCGCATTCCCAAAcgtgaaaaacagaggatgctGATTGAAATGCAGAGTGCCATGAAAACTATGATGAACAGTCAGTTCAGCGGTCACTTACCCAATGAAGCATTAACAGAACTTCAAGATCAAGCACCTCAAGAAGACCTTTCCTCCAAGCCCAAACAAGAGCGGGAGACCATCAAAagcccttctccccctcctgGCACTGACATGGCTAAGGAAGAAGTGATTGGTATGGTCACTAGGGCCCACAAAGACACTTTCATGTACAACCAAGAACAGTCCCAAAACCCAGCAGAGATGATGCAGTCCCAGACTGGGGAGAGAGTGTCAAAGAACACTGAGCAGTACGTCTTGAGCAGCGAGCACTGTGTTGGTGGGCTCGGTGGTCCTCAGTACCCTGAAAGTGAGCAGCACCTTGCTGGTGGACAGTACAAAGGGAGAAGCGCAGTGCATTATCCAAGTGGGCACACCATGTGTTTTACAAACGGCCACTGTATGAACTTCACGAGTGGTTATACTCAGCAGCTGTGTGATAGGATCCCAGAAGACGGCTTTTCTCCAAACAAGAATGCCACTTATTCTTGCAGCACTGGAGGAAGAATGCATCTG GTCTGCCCAATGAGTAAGACTCCCCATGTGGACCCAAACAAGTCTGGCCATGAAGTCTGGGAAGAGTTTTCCCTGAGTTTTACCCCTGCGGTGAAGGAAGTGGTGGAGTTTGCCAAGCGCATCCCAGGTTTCCGAGATCTCTCCCAACATGACCAGGTTAATCTTCTGAAGGCTGGGACCTTTGAG GTTTTAATGGTACGGTTTGCATCTTTGTTTGATGCAAAGGAACGTACCGTCACCTTCCTGAGTGGAAAGAAGTACAGTGTGGACGACTTGCATTCAATGGGAGCTGGTGATCTGCTCAACTCAATGTTTGAATTTAGTGAGAAACTAAATGCCCTGCAACTTAGTGATGAGGAAATGAGTTTGTTTACAGCGGTTGTCCTGGTATCTGCCG ATCGCTCCGGAATAGAAAATGTCAATTCTGTGGAGGCACTTCAGGAAACACTAATCCGTGCATTAAGGACCTTAATCATGAAAAATCACCCAAATGAAGCCTCTATTTTCACAaaacttcttttgaaattaCCTGACTTGCGTTCCTTAAACAACATGCACTCTGAAGAACTCTTGGCCTTTAAAGTTCACCCATAG